A single genomic interval of Zingiber officinale cultivar Zhangliang chromosome 4A, Zo_v1.1, whole genome shotgun sequence harbors:
- the LOC121970371 gene encoding pentatricopeptide repeat-containing protein At2g36730-like, with protein MLGSLSYGRWLHGRIPGSGLATNVQLGTAIVNMYAKCGALKCAGQVFDRMLLRNVWTWSAMILGLAQHGLARNAIELFDEMKHAFVELNYVTFLGVISACSHAGLVDVGLRLFHEMVEQHGIKLRMSHCSAMVYLLGRNGHLQEAYNFVQRMPIEPDAVVWRTLLSTCQLHPEKDETGIGQEAKRRLLELEPRRVGNYVMAVNMYSDQGSWDEAARVRRRMREEGLRKAPGESCIEVGGGMHRFISGDNYCNNGYETIITLIVIMVKEAMVRLQWSILPR; from the exons ATGCTTGGGAGCTTGAGCTACGGGAGATGGCTCCACGGCCGCATCCCTGGGAGCGGATTAGCCACTAATGTTCAGCTGGGAACCGCCATCGTAAACATGTACGCCAAATGTGGAGCACTGAAATGCGCCGGCCAGGTGTTCGACAGAATGCTGCTGAGGAATGTGTGGACTTGGAGTGCCATGATTCTGGGGCTAGCCCAGCACGGTTTGGCTCGCAATGCCATCGAGCTGTTCGACGAAATGAAGCATGCTTTTGTCGAGCTCAACTACGTCACATTTCTAGGAGTCATCTCTGCTTGCAGCCATGCCGGCTTAGTCGATGTCGGCCTCAGGCTTTTCCACGAGATGGTCGAGCAACACGGGATCAAACTAAGGATGTCGCATTGCAGTGCCATGGTCTATTTGCTGGGCCGCAACGGCCACCTACAGGAGGCTTACAACTTCGTACAGCGAATGCCCATCGAGCCTGATGCTGTAGTTTGGAGGACACTGCTGAGTACTTGCCAGTTGCATCCAGAGAAAGATGAAACTGGTATCGGTCAAGAGGCGAAGCGAAGATTGCTGGAGCTGGAACCTAGGAGAGTCGGGAACTACGTAATGGCAGTGAATATGTACTCGGACCAGGGGTCGTGGGATGAGGCTGCGAGGGTTAGGAGGAGGATGAGGGAGGAAGGTTTGAGGAAGGCACCCGGGGAGAGCTGCATAGAAGTGGGCGGAGGGATGCATAGATTCATCTCAGGAGACAATTATTGTAATAATGGTTACGAGACAATTATTACACTTATTGTAATAATGGTAAAAGAAGCAATGGTCAG GCTGCAATGGAGCATTCTGCCCAGGTGA